One window of Corynebacterium doosanense CAU 212 = DSM 45436 genomic DNA carries:
- a CDS encoding HPr family phosphocarrier protein, protein MASKTVKVGSSVGLHARPATVVAEAASEYDDDIFLTLVGDEDDEETDAASSLMIMALGAEHGDEVTVTSDNAEAVEKIAALIEKDLDA, encoded by the coding sequence ATGGCTTCCAAGACCGTCAAGGTTGGATCATCCGTCGGCCTGCACGCCCGTCCCGCGACCGTCGTCGCCGAGGCCGCCTCGGAGTACGACGACGACATCTTCCTCACCCTCGTCGGTGACGAGGACGACGAGGAGACCGACGCCGCGTCCTCCCTCATGATCATGGCCCTCGGTGCCGAGCACGGCGACGAGGTCACCGTGACCTCCGACAACGCCGAGGCCGTGGAGAAGATCGCCGCGCTGATCGAGAAAGATCTCGACGCGTAG
- a CDS encoding uracil-xanthine permease family protein, whose protein sequence is MNNSFGWAVHGDGRKIAPGAVVAPGERLSWPRTVSIGMQHVVAMFGATLLVPTITGFPVNTTLLFSGLGTIIFLLLTRNRLPSYLGSSFAFIAPLSASAGEGIGAQLGGVVVTGLVLIGVGIIVHLAGRRLIDAVMPPAVTGAIVALIGFNLAPAATANFEAQPLVAFVTLAAILAFTVLARGMASRLSILLGVVLGWMFAALTGNLSEGASEAISAAAWIGMPQFHAPEFRFSVIMVTLPVLVVLIAENIGHVKAVGGMTGDDVDDLSGRALIGDGIATTLAGSFGGSGTTTYAENIGVMAATKVYSTAAYWVAGFFAIALAFVPKFGALITTIPTGVLGGAAIMLYGMIGLLGVRIWMDNKVDFTHPVNLAAAAVAMIAGIGNLTLPLFGIELEGIAWGSIGILIGYPLLLWAYRTFGEGRYAVALKN, encoded by the coding sequence GTGAATAATTCCTTTGGTTGGGCTGTCCACGGAGACGGCCGAAAGATAGCGCCCGGAGCCGTCGTCGCCCCGGGTGAACGCCTGAGCTGGCCGCGCACGGTGAGCATCGGCATGCAGCACGTGGTGGCCATGTTCGGCGCCACGCTGCTGGTTCCCACGATTACCGGATTCCCGGTCAACACCACCCTGCTGTTCTCGGGCCTGGGCACGATCATCTTCCTGCTGCTCACCCGCAACCGCCTGCCGAGCTACCTCGGTTCCTCGTTCGCGTTCATCGCGCCACTCTCCGCGTCCGCTGGTGAGGGCATCGGGGCGCAGCTGGGTGGAGTCGTGGTCACGGGCCTGGTGCTCATCGGGGTGGGCATCATCGTGCACCTCGCCGGCAGGAGGCTTATCGATGCCGTGATGCCACCCGCCGTGACCGGTGCCATCGTCGCGTTGATCGGCTTCAACCTCGCACCCGCCGCGACCGCGAACTTCGAGGCGCAGCCCCTGGTCGCCTTTGTCACCCTGGCCGCCATCCTCGCCTTCACCGTGCTCGCCCGGGGGATGGCCTCGCGCCTGTCCATCCTCCTCGGCGTGGTGCTGGGCTGGATGTTTGCCGCGCTGACCGGAAACCTCAGCGAGGGAGCGAGCGAGGCGATCTCCGCGGCCGCGTGGATCGGAATGCCGCAGTTCCATGCGCCGGAATTCCGCTTCTCGGTGATCATGGTGACCCTGCCGGTGCTCGTGGTGCTCATCGCCGAGAACATCGGGCACGTTAAGGCCGTCGGTGGCATGACCGGCGACGATGTCGACGATCTTTCCGGCCGGGCGCTCATCGGCGACGGCATCGCCACCACCCTCGCCGGCAGCTTCGGCGGCTCCGGCACCACCACCTACGCCGAGAACATCGGTGTCATGGCCGCGACCAAGGTGTACTCCACCGCCGCGTACTGGGTGGCGGGTTTCTTCGCCATCGCCCTGGCCTTCGTGCCCAAGTTCGGCGCGCTCATCACCACCATTCCCACCGGGGTGCTCGGCGGCGCGGCCATCATGCTCTACGGCATGATCGGCCTCCTCGGCGTGCGGATCTGGATGGACAACAAGGTCGACTTCACCCATCCCGTCAATCTCGCGGCGGCGGCCGTGGCGATGATCGCCGGCATCGGCAATCTCACCCTTCCGCTGTTCGGGATTGAGCTCGAGGGCATCGCCTGGGGATCGATCGGCATCCTCATCGGTTACCCGCTGCTGCTGTGGGCCTACCGCACCTTCGGCGAGGGACGCTACGCGGTCGCGCTGAAGAACTAG
- the hflX gene encoding GTPase HflX, which produces MTEFPRETTPDHDDLLARAFRENAPQREAEDSGRDLSDLESPTVGELELAERNAFRRVTRDTDIRSEDTEDGYEVEYRKLRLEQVILVGVWTEGTTAEVEANMAELAALAETAGAEVHDLLYQKRDKPDPGTYIGSGKVDQLKTIVESTGADTVVFDGELSPGQLITLEDRLKTKVIDRTMLILDIFAQHAKSKEGKAQVSLAQMEYLYTRVRGWGGNLSRQAGGRAGSNGGVGLRGPGETRIEADRRRLRTDMAKLRKELSAMKTAREIKRSQRRGSTTPQIAIAGYTNAGKSSLINAMTGAGVLVEDALFATLDPTTRRAHLPDGRAIVFTDTVGFVRHLPTQLVEAFKSTLEEVLGADLILHVVDGADPFPLKQIEAVNKVIYDIVRESGEDVPPELIVVNKIDAADPVTLAELRHTLDRDNVVYVSAATGEGIDELTARIELFLNSLDAHVEMLVPFTRGDVVSRIHEVGTVLAEKYDEDGTRLDVRLPQRVAQELDEFVV; this is translated from the coding sequence ATGACTGAATTCCCCCGAGAAACCACTCCAGACCACGACGACCTTCTGGCCCGCGCCTTCCGCGAGAACGCCCCCCAGCGCGAGGCCGAGGACTCCGGCCGCGACCTCTCCGATCTGGAGAGCCCGACCGTCGGTGAGCTCGAACTCGCGGAGCGCAACGCGTTCCGCCGCGTCACCCGGGACACGGACATCCGCTCGGAGGACACCGAGGACGGCTACGAGGTCGAGTACCGCAAGCTGCGCCTCGAGCAGGTCATCCTCGTCGGCGTGTGGACGGAGGGCACGACCGCCGAGGTCGAGGCGAACATGGCGGAGCTGGCCGCGCTTGCCGAGACCGCCGGTGCCGAGGTCCACGACCTGCTCTATCAGAAGCGTGACAAACCCGATCCCGGCACATACATCGGTTCGGGCAAGGTGGATCAGCTCAAGACCATCGTGGAGTCCACCGGCGCCGACACCGTCGTGTTCGACGGCGAGCTCTCGCCCGGTCAGCTCATCACGCTGGAGGACCGGCTGAAGACCAAGGTCATTGACCGCACCATGCTCATCCTGGACATCTTCGCCCAGCACGCGAAGTCCAAGGAGGGCAAGGCCCAGGTCTCGCTCGCCCAGATGGAGTACCTCTACACCCGCGTGCGTGGTTGGGGTGGCAACCTCTCGCGCCAGGCCGGCGGCCGGGCGGGTTCCAACGGCGGCGTGGGCCTGCGTGGCCCCGGTGAGACCCGGATCGAGGCCGACCGTCGGCGTCTGCGCACCGACATGGCCAAGCTGCGCAAGGAACTCTCCGCGATGAAGACCGCGCGTGAGATCAAACGTTCCCAGCGCCGGGGCTCCACCACCCCGCAGATCGCCATCGCCGGCTACACCAACGCCGGCAAGTCCTCGCTCATCAACGCCATGACCGGCGCGGGCGTGCTCGTCGAGGACGCGCTGTTCGCCACCCTCGACCCCACGACCCGGCGCGCTCATCTTCCCGACGGCCGCGCCATCGTCTTCACCGACACCGTCGGCTTCGTTCGCCACCTGCCCACCCAGCTGGTGGAGGCGTTCAAGTCCACCCTCGAGGAGGTGCTCGGCGCCGACCTCATCCTCCACGTCGTCGACGGCGCGGATCCGTTCCCGCTCAAGCAGATCGAGGCGGTGAACAAGGTCATCTACGACATCGTCCGCGAGAGCGGCGAGGACGTGCCCCCGGAGCTCATCGTGGTGAACAAGATCGATGCCGCCGACCCGGTGACCCTCGCGGAACTGCGCCACACCCTGGACCGCGACAACGTCGTCTATGTCTCCGCCGCCACGGGGGAGGGGATCGACGAGCTCACGGCGCGCATCGAGCTCTTCCTCAACTCGCTGGACGCGCACGTCGAGATGCTCGTGCCCTTCACCCGCGGTGACGTGGTCTCGCGCATCCACGAGGTGGGCACGGTCCTGGCGGAGAAGTACGACGAGGACGGGACGCGTCTCGACGTCCGCCTGCCGCAGCGGGTCGCCCAGGAGCTGGACGAATTCGTGGTTTAG
- the dapF gene encoding diaminopimelate epimerase yields the protein MNFAKGHGTENDFVIVSDPEDTLELTPETVAGLCDRRAGIGGDGLLHVVRRDGQWFMDYRNADGSIAEMCGNGVRVFAHWLRTREGVAEDRFVIGTRAGERSVTIHQANDTDAVVSVGMGKAEVTGVSTAQIGDLSLAGLGVDVGNPHLAAVIPDLRAEQLAEMDLVAPVFDRDFFPQGVNVEVLTPLVDGAVHMRVYERGVGETRSCGTGTVAAATAALADAGVGEGTVDVHVPGGRVTVTVDDEGATLTGPSKIVATGEVDLDAL from the coding sequence CTGAACTTCGCCAAAGGCCACGGAACCGAGAACGACTTTGTCATCGTCTCCGACCCCGAGGACACGCTCGAGCTGACGCCTGAGACGGTGGCCGGGCTGTGCGACCGGCGAGCGGGTATCGGCGGCGACGGGCTGCTGCACGTCGTGCGCAGGGACGGACAGTGGTTCATGGACTACCGCAACGCCGACGGCTCCATCGCCGAGATGTGCGGGAACGGCGTGCGGGTGTTCGCGCACTGGCTGCGCACCCGCGAGGGCGTGGCGGAGGACAGGTTTGTCATCGGTACCCGGGCGGGTGAGCGGTCGGTGACGATCCACCAGGCGAACGACACCGACGCGGTCGTCTCCGTGGGGATGGGAAAGGCGGAGGTCACCGGGGTGAGCACCGCGCAGATCGGGGATCTCTCCCTCGCCGGTCTGGGGGTTGACGTGGGCAACCCGCACCTGGCGGCGGTCATCCCGGATCTTCGTGCCGAGCAGCTCGCAGAGATGGATCTGGTGGCGCCCGTCTTTGACCGCGACTTCTTCCCGCAGGGCGTCAACGTGGAGGTGCTCACCCCGCTGGTCGACGGAGCCGTGCACATGCGTGTCTACGAGCGTGGCGTCGGCGAAACCCGATCCTGCGGCACGGGAACCGTCGCTGCGGCCACCGCTGCGCTGGCCGATGCCGGGGTGGGCGAGGGCACCGTGGACGTCCACGTCCCCGGTGGGCGGGTCACCGTCACCGTGGATGACGAAGGGGCCACGTTGACCGGGCCGTCGAAAATTGTCGCGACGGGCGAGGTCGATCTCGACGCGCTGTAA
- the miaA gene encoding tRNA (adenosine(37)-N6)-dimethylallyltransferase MiaA: MIRPVAVVGPTASGKSSLSLDLAEHLGGEIINVDSMQLYREMEIGTAKLPVAERRGIPHHLLDIWDVTEEASVAAYQDMAVARAEELMARGVTPIFVGGSMLYYQALIDDFQFPPTDPAVRARWEARLREVGITRLHAELAAADPAAAAVIESQDERRTVRALEVIELTGRPFAASQPPKDAPPRWDTRIIGLETTADWLNPRIEQRTREMFDSGLIDEVRHLTAERGLIADSTAGRAIGYAQVLAFFAGELTLAEAQERTVTGTRRYVRRQRSWFRRDGRIRWIDASGPTLKQALDSLA, encoded by the coding sequence GTGATCCGGCCCGTTGCTGTGGTCGGGCCCACCGCGTCCGGCAAGTCCAGCCTCTCGCTCGACCTGGCGGAACATCTGGGCGGGGAGATCATCAACGTCGACTCCATGCAGCTCTACCGCGAGATGGAAATCGGCACGGCGAAGCTGCCCGTGGCCGAGCGCCGCGGAATCCCGCACCACCTCCTCGACATCTGGGACGTCACCGAGGAGGCGTCCGTGGCCGCCTACCAGGACATGGCCGTCGCGCGGGCCGAGGAGCTCATGGCACGCGGGGTGACGCCGATCTTCGTCGGCGGTTCCATGCTTTACTACCAGGCGCTCATCGACGACTTCCAGTTCCCGCCCACCGACCCGGCCGTGCGTGCCCGGTGGGAGGCCCGACTCAGAGAGGTCGGCATTACCCGGCTCCACGCGGAACTCGCGGCGGCGGACCCCGCGGCGGCGGCGGTCATCGAGTCCCAGGACGAACGCCGTACGGTGCGTGCGCTCGAAGTCATCGAACTCACCGGCCGCCCCTTCGCCGCCTCCCAGCCGCCGAAGGACGCGCCGCCGCGCTGGGACACCCGCATCATCGGCCTGGAGACCACCGCGGATTGGCTCAACCCACGCATCGAGCAGCGCACGCGGGAAATGTTCGACAGCGGGCTTATCGACGAAGTCCGCCACCTCACCGCCGAGCGCGGCCTCATCGCCGACTCCACCGCCGGACGTGCCATCGGCTACGCCCAGGTGCTGGCGTTTTTTGCGGGGGAACTGACCCTGGCTGAGGCGCAGGAACGCACCGTCACGGGCACCAGGCGGTACGTCCGCCGGCAGCGGTCCTGGTTCCGGCGCGACGGCCGAATCCGGTGGATCGACGCCTCGGGGCCGACGCTTAAGCAGGCGCTAGACTCGTTGGCGTGA
- a CDS encoding DUF349 domain-containing protein has translation MTSPNTPSPKPGPKPGPKPGPKPGVQAGATPTPVPAKVASKNDPAKFGRVAEDGTAFVTTSAGEREIGVWKAGTPQEGLAHYGTRFDDLSTEVDLLEARLTSTPGEAATVAKQAEDIRASLPTVAAIGDLDALAARLDSVISRTAEASEQASREKEERRAQSTARKEELAAEAEDIAENSTDWKASGDRIRDILDEWKQIRGIDRKTDDALWKRYSRARDAFNRRRGAHFADLDRGRDAAKAKKEALIERAEKLQDSTDWKETAHAYRDLMDEWKAAGRAQRDIDDQLWARFRAAQDHFFGAREALNNERDQEYEANAEAKDKLLAEYDSQIDPEKSLDGARAKLRDLQEKWEEIGYVPRGRVREYEDKIGAIEKRVSDAEQSQWRRTDPAVQARVAQFQAKVDDYTAKAEAAEAKGLTTQAEQLRAQAEQWEQFAEAARNAVDN, from the coding sequence ATGACTTCCCCGAACACCCCCTCCCCCAAGCCCGGTCCGAAGCCGGGGCCCAAGCCGGGTCCGAAGCCCGGAGTGCAGGCCGGGGCCACCCCTACCCCGGTCCCGGCCAAGGTTGCGTCGAAGAATGACCCGGCGAAGTTCGGCCGGGTCGCCGAGGACGGCACCGCGTTTGTCACCACCTCCGCCGGCGAGCGCGAGATCGGAGTGTGGAAGGCGGGCACCCCGCAGGAAGGTCTCGCGCACTACGGGACGCGGTTCGATGACCTCTCCACCGAGGTCGATCTGCTCGAGGCACGCCTGACCTCCACCCCGGGCGAGGCGGCCACCGTGGCCAAGCAGGCCGAGGACATCCGCGCGTCGCTGCCCACCGTCGCCGCCATCGGCGACCTCGACGCCCTGGCGGCACGCCTGGACTCGGTGATCTCTCGCACCGCCGAGGCGAGCGAGCAGGCCTCCCGCGAAAAAGAGGAGCGCCGCGCGCAGTCCACCGCCCGCAAGGAGGAGCTCGCCGCGGAGGCCGAGGACATCGCTGAGAACTCCACCGACTGGAAGGCCAGCGGCGACCGGATCCGCGATATCCTCGACGAGTGGAAGCAGATCCGCGGCATCGACCGCAAGACCGACGACGCCCTGTGGAAGCGCTACTCCCGCGCCCGGGATGCGTTCAACCGCCGCCGCGGCGCCCACTTCGCCGACCTCGACCGGGGCCGCGACGCCGCAAAGGCGAAGAAGGAGGCGCTCATCGAGCGCGCCGAAAAGTTGCAGGACTCCACGGACTGGAAGGAGACCGCGCATGCCTACCGCGACCTCATGGACGAGTGGAAGGCCGCCGGCCGCGCCCAGCGGGACATCGACGACCAGCTCTGGGCCCGGTTCCGCGCCGCGCAGGACCACTTCTTCGGCGCGCGCGAGGCCCTGAACAACGAACGCGACCAGGAGTACGAGGCCAACGCCGAGGCCAAGGACAAGCTCCTCGCCGAGTACGACTCTCAGATCGACCCCGAGAAGTCCCTCGATGGCGCCCGCGCCAAGCTACGTGACCTGCAGGAGAAGTGGGAGGAGATCGGCTACGTCCCGCGCGGGCGTGTGCGCGAGTACGAGGACAAGATCGGCGCCATCGAGAAGCGGGTCTCCGACGCCGAGCAGTCCCAGTGGCGCCGCACCGACCCGGCCGTGCAGGCCCGGGTCGCGCAGTTCCAGGCCAAGGTCGACGACTACACCGCCAAGGCCGAGGCCGCTGAGGCCAAGGGCCTGACCACCCAGGCCGAGCAACTGCGTGCGCAGGCCGAGCAGTGGGAGCAGTTCGCCGAGGCCGCGCGCAACGCTGTAGACAACTAG